In the genome of Capsicum annuum cultivar UCD-10X-F1 unplaced genomic scaffold, UCD10Xv1.1 ctg4799, whole genome shotgun sequence, one region contains:
- the LOC124892507 gene encoding uncharacterized protein LOC124892507, with protein MSGRSIFFCVFLLLSVCMGIITATARELKRENKKLFGTSSTLSWWHHRHPPRWWWHHHRPYYVPSIGWWLRHKHHPIKPSPPTHVAPFPIDNGIPPLHMTSPTHPPQVAPSHDAVISPPHTTLPPTQPPHAVPPTSCSMLPIKVNGCVPDLITSFIKGKVSSSTQCCKVVSSISDECFDKGLTLFRIPSFRRKMRNYCTHHQ; from the coding sequence ATGTCGGGAAGGAGCATATTCTTTTGTGTTTTTCTATTGCTGAGTGTTTGCATGGGCATCATTACTGCCACGGCAAGGGAACTCAAAAGAGAAAACAAGAAGTTGTTTGGTACGTCATCAACTCTATCATGGTGGCATCATCGTCATCCACCCCGATGGTGGTGGCATCATCATCGCCCATACTATGTACCTTCAATTGGATGGTGGCTTCGTCACAAACACCACCCAATAAAACCATCACCACCGACTCACGTGGCTCCATTTCCAATTGATAATGGTATTCCTCCATTGCACATGACTTCACCAACTCATCCACCGCAAGTGGCTCCGTCCCATGATGCTGTGATTTCGCCACCGCACACGACTCTACCACCAACTCAGCCACCACATGCGGTTCCACCGACTTCTTGCTCTATGCTTCCTATCAAGGTGAATGGTTGTGTACCTGATTTGATCACTTCATTTATCAAAGGTAAAGTTTCATCATCCACACAATGTTGCAAAGTCGTTTCAAGTATTTCGGATGAATGCTTTGACAAAGGGCTCACGCTCTTCAGAATACCAAGTTTTCGAAGAAAAATGAGGAACTATTGCACTCATCATCAATG